In the Leptospira sp. WS4.C2 genome, one interval contains:
- the dxr gene encoding 1-deoxy-D-xylulose-5-phosphate reductoisomerase — MVGVSVLGISGSVGSSTVKVLRQFRDSFSLRSFSVHSNLELAKTLIEEFSPEVVSITDSKLEGKLGSKYKSATILYGEESLSDLVRLGTVDVVVTAVVGARGVKPTIAAIEAGKKIAIANKETLVTFGPLINRLVAKHKTLMVPVDSEHNALFQLIEREKRSNIRAITLTASGGSFRTLPIEELEHVSVKQALNHPTWSMGPKITVDSAGLINKGLEVIEAHFLFGFSYDEIEVVIHPQSLTHGIIETMDGACLQYTSHPDMIYPIAHSLFYPTPTPEMLFERKPFTWKTLEFFPPDLSRYPGLKLAYQAGRAGGVAPSVFNAANEEAVALFLEERISFTAIPKFIESALNKISNSFPEDLEGYLEKDRETRSYIQKDFVKGGVTI; from the coding sequence ATGGTAGGAGTCTCCGTATTAGGAATTTCTGGTTCTGTTGGCTCTTCCACTGTGAAGGTTCTACGCCAATTTAGAGATTCCTTTTCTTTGCGTAGTTTTTCAGTCCATTCCAACCTGGAACTTGCCAAAACCCTGATTGAGGAATTTTCCCCAGAAGTGGTGTCTATCACCGATTCCAAGTTAGAGGGGAAGTTAGGATCCAAATATAAGTCAGCTACCATTCTTTATGGGGAAGAGTCGCTCTCCGATTTAGTGAGGCTTGGTACTGTGGATGTGGTTGTCACAGCAGTCGTCGGGGCACGAGGGGTAAAACCTACGATTGCAGCCATCGAAGCGGGTAAAAAAATAGCCATTGCCAATAAGGAAACACTAGTGACGTTCGGACCACTGATCAACCGTTTGGTGGCAAAACATAAGACTCTTATGGTTCCTGTGGATTCCGAACACAATGCACTGTTCCAATTGATTGAAAGAGAAAAAAGATCCAATATCCGTGCCATCACACTCACGGCTTCCGGTGGGAGCTTTCGCACACTTCCCATAGAAGAATTGGAACATGTATCCGTAAAACAGGCATTAAATCACCCGACTTGGTCTATGGGCCCAAAAATCACAGTCGATTCAGCGGGACTGATCAACAAAGGTCTCGAAGTCATCGAAGCTCATTTTTTATTTGGATTTTCTTATGATGAAATTGAGGTGGTGATTCACCCGCAGTCTCTGACTCATGGAATCATTGAAACAATGGACGGTGCTTGTTTGCAATACACAAGCCATCCTGATATGATTTATCCCATTGCTCATTCATTGTTCTATCCGACTCCCACACCAGAGATGCTCTTTGAAAGAAAACCTTTCACTTGGAAAACCTTGGAATTTTTTCCACCAGATCTAAGTCGGTATCCAGGTCTCAAACTTGCTTACCAAGCAGGAAGAGCAGGTGGTGTGGCACCTTCCGTATTCAATGCAGCCAATGAAGAAGCTGTGGCATTATTTTTAGAGGAACGAATTTCCTTTACCGCCATACCTAAGTTCATCGAATCCGCATTAAATAAAATTTCCAATTCTTTCCCTGAGGATTTGGAAGGGTATTTAGAAAAAGATAGGGAAACTCGTAGTTATATTCAAAAAGATTTTGTGAAAGGGGGAGTGACTATATGA